The proteins below come from a single Malus domestica chromosome 03, GDT2T_hap1 genomic window:
- the LOC139194603 gene encoding ribonuclease T2-like, with product MDDALKKELLSSWWAWRNGNHVEFWQREYDKHGKCSDNVFPKTEYFRKTLAVYHDFDIAQTLQKANIAPQPLQPKMSLYKLYSIDQITKAIKSETGRRTFRRYQMLSTKPEEQHERK from the coding sequence ATGGATGATGCACTGAAAAAGGAGCTACTCAGTTCGTGGTGGGCTTGGAGAAACGGGAATCATGTCGAATTCTGGCAACGAGAGTATGATAAGCACGGAAAGTGCTCCGACAATGTGTTCCCGAAGACCGAGTACTTCCGGAAGACCCTAGCGGTGTATCATGATTTTGATATAGCTCAGACCCTGCAGAAGGCTAATATTGCACCCCAACCACTTCAGCCCAAGATGTCATTGTACAAATTGTACTCCATCGATCAGATCACAAAGGCCATTAAGTCCGAAACCGGCCGGCGGACATTCCGTCGATATCAGATGCTATCAACAAAACCAGAAGAACAGCACGAACGGAAGTAA